A genome region from Gigantopelta aegis isolate Gae_Host chromosome 3, Gae_host_genome, whole genome shotgun sequence includes the following:
- the LOC121367398 gene encoding zinc finger protein 626-like, with the protein MGLTTVDIGEQFNRWCRLKDINKLTSNEEFATILLNRFEKSPVMVVSPSDDAVVMSYGQVDDVRKTEHGSEDHNNCDGILKDEDLTDEDNFEEAHVATELKELEGTTAIKNCKTDKAKPMNGSQEMDVKTEPMDLPELTISVKKDKHVKKRRATHKEERPQKRNVSVVTRRKNNEWCCETCGKWYPSRKSLIRHQKYHLEASFECETCHKKFHHQWHYTTHKSAHTEAFLCPTCGIRFKHNTSLQRHVDQVHNNKPQFSCDLCNSGFMTKENLDGHKVKKHNFHKQFLCGGCGAEFTFKKNLKYHEEKVCGKRDTSGFAFTCHLCPKAFKSKKNLKQHVHGHNEPTFTCEHCDKVFKWRSSLNQHMRANHNVHAKPGKLVNMFDSREPGLFPHQCRMCKKLFKTRKALRKHTTVHNPPTLICQFCKKEFRWKSSFKDHLKLVHDFDYVAAGLFTQNKMKKSVEKSIENLEFVSNPYVDKMHHIDMITLQQPSMESVTSSLMQLSKVSVEDTAASGMLAMAETPVTGIIGEEEPPVSCMMSFPKTFDDNPVSGLVTMTRMSLENRDVSSIMYMSRQVDYNNQGLWPKTSAEIDAVTGMMSLPKSEEMHNSYL; encoded by the exons GGTTTGACAACTGTGGATATTGGTGAACAGTTTAACAGATGGTGTCGCCTAAAAGACATCAATAAACTAACGAGTAATGAGGAGTTTGCAACCATATTGTTAAATAg aTTTGAAAAGAGTCCTGTGATGGTGGTGTCTCCATCCGATGATGCGGTGGTGATGTCGTATGGTCAGGTGGATGATGTGCGTAAGACTGAACACGGAAGTGAGGACCACAACAACTGTGATGGCATTCTCAAGGATGAGGATCTCACCGATGAAGATAATTTTGAAGA ggCCCATGTTGCCACTGAGCTGAAGGAACTTGAAGGTACGACAGCAATTAAAAATTGCAAGACTGATAAAGCCAAGCCGATGAATGGAAGCCAGGAGATGGACGTGAAGACCGAGCCGATGGATCTGCCTGAATTAACCATTTCTGTGAAGAAAGATAAACATGTTAAGAAAAGGAGAGCAACACACAAGGAAGAGCGTCCACAGAAGCGCAATGTCTCCGTGGTAACAAG GCGAAAGAATAACGAATGGTGTTGCGAGACCTGTGGCAAGTGGTACCCATCGCGGAAGTCCCTGATACGCCACCAAAAGTATCACCTAGAAGCGAGTTTTGAATGTGAAACATGTCACAAGAAGTTCCACCACCAGTGGCACTACACGACACACAAGTCTGCTCACACCGAGGCCTTCCTGTGTCCCACGTGCGGCATTCGCTTCAAGCACAACACTTCACTGCAGAGGCACGTCGACCAGGTGCACAACAACAAACCACAGTTCTCATGCGACCTCTGCAACTCAGGTTTTATGACCAAAGAAAATCTCGATGGACACAAGGTGAAGAAACATAATTTTCACAAACAGTTCTTGTGTGGAGGTTGTGGGGCGGAATTCACCTTCAAGAAGAACCTAAAGTACCACGAAGAGAAAGTGTGCGGCAAGCGAGACACGTCCGGCTTTGCCTTCACCTGCCACCTCTGTCCTAAAGCGTTCAAAAGCAAGAAGAACTTGAAGCAGCATGTGCACGGCCACAACGAGCCGACGTTCACCTGCGAGCACTGCGACAAGGTGTTCAAGTGGAGGTCATCGCTCAACCAGCACATGCGAGCAAACCACAACGTCCACGCCAAGCCGGGCAAACTGGTCAACATGTTCGATAGCCGCGAACCAGGACTGTTTCCGCACCAGTGCAGGATGTGCAAGAAGTTGTTCAAGACAAGAAAAGCTCTCCGAAAACACACCACGGTGCACAATCCACCCACTCTGATCTGTCAGTTCTGCAAGAAGGAATTCCGGTGGAAGTCGTCCTTCAAAGACCACCTCAAGTTAGTGCACGATTTCGACTATGTGGCAGCTGGCCTGTTCACACAGAACAAAATGAAGAAATCGGTCGAGAAATCCATAGAAAACCTTGAATTTGTTTCAAATCCATATGTAGATAAAATGCATCACATAGACATGATTACACTGCAGCAGCCATCCATGGAAAGTGTAACTTCCAGTTTAATGCAGTTATCCAAGGTGTCTGTAGAAGATACTGCTGCATCTGGAATGTTGGCCATGGCAGAGACTCCTGTGACTGGAATCATTGGCGAAGAAGAGCCGCCCGTGTCATGTATGATGTCCTTTCCAAAGACGTTTGATGACAACCCCGTGTCTGGACTGGTGACAATGACACGCATGTCTCTGGAGAACCGAGACGTGTCCAGCATTATGTACATGTCCAGACAGGTGGACTACAATAACCAGGGCCTGTGGCCAAAGACTTCGGCTGAGATTGATGCAGTCACTGGAATGATGTCTCTTCCCAAAAGTGAGGAGATGCACAATTCGTACCTTTGA